A genome region from Eurosta solidaginis isolate ZX-2024a chromosome 2, ASM4086904v1, whole genome shotgun sequence includes the following:
- the LOC137241905 gene encoding uncharacterized protein, whose translation MQMNIPPMSETIRDLCTKLIKERQDRGNPRGLRKKRTVRSAVITDGSSPLIIKSLVHVQPKPLVDTYTGSKRKETSLDYIIQQLQRGIWPPDVVVLITPASKHDNLYKLHVIDRNNKGHLGMTSITQQELAELRASNVFEKYATIVGNKYIDLKTVTLNTAIIANIMKNLNGDCCQPQRTELLLPVPMKKHQGTKELVPRKSSSDADDNALDMQLEPSRHRRCVQSRKHNCQYHTESGMRLMTLLDRINDAIEPADKDLHNFFDLAETYKFKMYIRPELCWKPPPQAAALQNGNETDFVRFNIECFMLFDNYVGTITINSLQLHEQLKLHPSLLPRMQVIEDVCELTPLPKWVVTALRTVAESLGLEMFYDAFGEFIFDLYKQIT comes from the coding sequence atgcaaatgaatataccacCGATGAGCGAAACCATTCGTGATCTTTGCACTAAATTAATTAAAGAGCGACAAGACCGTGGAAATCCGAGAGGACTGAGAAAAAAACGTACCGTACGCAGTGCCGTTATTACTGACGGTTCCTCGCCACTCATCATCAAAAGTTTAGTACATGTACAACCGAAACCGTTAGTTGATACTTATACCGGGAGCAAACGGAAGGAAACCTCATTGGATTATATCATCCAGCAGCTGCAACGCGGTATATGGCCACCAGACGTCGTGGTACTCATCACACCCGCCAGCAAACATGATAATCTCTACAAACTACATGTAATCGATAGAAATAACAAGGGACATCTCGGCATGACCAGCATCACACAGCAGGAGTTGGCAGAGTTGCGCGCCAGCAATGTGTTCGAAAAGTACGCCACCATCGTGGGAAATAAATATATCGATTTGAAGACAGTAACTCTCAATACAGCAATCATTGCGAATATTATGAAAAATCTAAATGGAGATTGTTGCCAGCCTCAACGTACTGAGCTACTGCTACCAGTTCCAATGAAAAAGCATCAGGGCACCAAAGAGTTAGTGCCACGTAAAAGTAGCTCGGATGCTGATGATAATGCGTTGGATATGCAATTGGAGCCAAGTCGTCATCGGCGCTGCGTTCAGTCAAGAAAACATAATTGCCAATATCACACGGAAAGTGGCATGCGTCTTATGACATTACTTGATCGTATAAATGATGCCATTGAACCTGCGGATAAAGATTTGCATAACTTTTTTGATCTTGCCGAGACTTATAAATTTAAGATGTACATACGTCCAGAGTTGTGTTGGAAACCGCCTCCGCAGGCAGCAGCATTACAAAATGGCAACGAAACCGATTTTGTGCGTTTCAATATCGAATGTTTTATGCTTTTCGATAATTATGTTGGTACGATTACGATAAACTCTTTGCAGTTGCATGAACAATTGAAATTGCATCCCTCCTTGCTGCCGCGCATGCAAGTCATTGAAGATGTTTGTGAGTTAACGCCATTGCCGAAGTGGGTGGTCACTGCTTTGCGTACGGTTGCCGAAAGCCTTGGACTTGAGATGTTCTATGATGCCTTTGGAGAATTTATTTTCGATCTGTACAAGCAAATCACctaa